The Castanea sativa cultivar Marrone di Chiusa Pesio chromosome 11, ASM4071231v1 genome contains a region encoding:
- the LOC142615201 gene encoding F-box/kelch-repeat protein At3g23880-like yields the protein MSQMREPLILRRKNNHLPYDIILNILGRLPVKSVTRFRCVCKSWDSSITTPYFISTHLNHNNKDPYEDGNGYIIHMASWKARRVISFSTSMSSPSPPSLPPKTSICTVAYGHTFDKISEIEIPFDLSSNCTQMVGSCNGLLCLADSNNVIYLWNPSIRKFKKLPHTCLGNLNNVTLGFAYCSENNDYKVVMTSHSFLSTYEIGIYTLSSDSWRRVEISVTTNVTFCKGMLSPIPLVSGALHWMPYVKDEDIMAFDVNSEKFRKLAVPDVSIYEPPLQRTCIASFRGKLAFIGRSGFQYSIWVMRDYGVVESWNKLFVIPFEREACWICLTDYGSLMVGYKNDPLERQGLTYALIDTETLEEKKDLDIQHPSYVATFMESLVLLDRTNVGSY from the coding sequence ATGTCCCAAATGAGAGAACCACTGATTCTCCGACGCAAGAATAACCATCTCCCGTACGACATCATATTGAACATTCTGGGAAGACTACCTGTGAAATCAGTGACGAGATTCAGGTGTGTTTGCAAGTCCTGGGACTCCTCAATCACCACTCCCTATTTCATCTCCACCCACCTTAATCACAACAACAAAGATCCCTATGAAGATGGGAATGGTTATATCATACACATGGCGTCATGGAAAGCACGTCGTGTGATATCTTTTTCTACTTCAATGtcttctccttctcctccttCTCTCCCCCCTAAAACATCGATATGTACAGTTGCTTACGGCCACACATTTGATAAGATTTCTGAGATTGAAATTCCTTTTGATTTATCTTCTAATTGTACTCAAATGGTTGGTTCGTGCAATGGCTTATTGTGTCTCGCTGATTCCAataatgttatatatttgtggaaCCCTAGCATTAGAAAATTCAAGAAGTTGCCTCATACTTGCTTGGGAAACTTAAACAATGTTACACTTGGATTTGCTTATTGTTCAGAAAATAATGACTATAAGGTTGTTATGACTTCACATAGCTTTTTGTCTACATATGAGATTGGGATATACACATTAAGTTCAGATTCATGGAGAAGGGTTGAAATTTCGGTGACAACAAATGTAACCTTCTGTAAAGGTATGCTTTCTCCAATTCCTTTGGTTAGTGGAGCTTTGCACTGGATGCCATATGTTAAAGATGAAGATATTATGGCATTTGATGTCAATAGTGAGAAATTCAGAAAGCTAGCAGTGCCTGATGTTTCTATATATGAACCACCTCTTCAAAGAACATGTATTGCATCATTTAGGGGGAAACTGGCTTTCATTGGACGATCTGGCTTCCAATACTCCATATGGGTGATGAGAGACTATGGTGTGGTTGAGTCTTGGAATAAACTTTTTGTTATACCATTTGAAAGGGAAGCTTGTTGGATTTGCTTGACCGATTATGGTTCACTTATGGTTGGCTACAAAAATGATCCATTAGAGAGGCAGGGATTGACATATGCTTTAATTGACACTGAAACTCTGGAAGAGAAGAAAGATCTGGATATTCAACATCCTTCATATGTAGCCACTTTCATGGAGAGCCTTGTTTTACTTGACAGAACAAATGTGGGATCTTATTAA
- the LOC142617448 gene encoding F-box protein CPR1-like produces MSQMRESPILRRRMNHLPCDIVLNILGKLPVKSVIRLRRVCKFWDSLITTPSFISTHLNRNNNNNKDNGNDYIIHMASWKARRLVSSHLSKSPPKTSICTVAFDRTFDKISDIEIPFDFTSDCTQMVGSCNGLLCLADSNNVIYLWNPSVRKFKKLPHTCLENLNRVTLGFAYCSENNDYKVVRTSRSTFLSPSEIEMYTLSSDSWRRVEISVTTDVWFSKDLLSPSPLVSGALHWITETSIVAFDVNSEKFRRLALPDVSIYGQQLQRTCIASLRGKLAFIAKLAFIGQSSFQYFIWVMTDYGVVESWNKLFVVPFERLACWVRLTDYGSLMVGYRNDPFGRQGLKYALIDTETLQEKKDPDIRHPSFIASFMESLVLLDGTNVESY; encoded by the coding sequence ATGTCCCAGATGAGAGAATCACCGATTCTCCGACGCAGGATGAACCATCTTCCGTGCGACATCGTACTGAACATTCTGGGAAAACTACCTGTGAAATCAGTGATAAGATTAAGGCGCGTTTGCAAATTCTGGGACTCTTTGATCACAACCCCTTCTTTCATCTCCACCCACCTTAAtcgcaacaacaacaacaacaaagataaTGGTAATGATTATATCATACACATGGCGTCATGGAAAGCACGTCGCCTGGTATCTTCTCATCTTTCAAAATCTCCCCCTAAAACATCAATCTGTACAGTCGCTTTCGACCGCACGTTTGATAAGATTTCTGATATTGAAATTCCTTTTGATTTTACTTCTGACTGTACTCAAATGGTGGGTTCGTGCAATGGCTTATTGTGTCTAGCTGATTCAAataatgttatatatttgtggaaCCCCAGCGTTAGAAAATTCAAGAAGTTGCCTCATACTTGCTTAGAAAACTTAAACCGTGTTACTCTCGGATTTGCTTATTGTTCCGAGAATAATGACTATAAGGTTGTAAGGACTTCACGTAGTACTTTTTTGTCTCCGTCTGAGATTGAGATGTACACGTTAAGTTCGGATTCATGGAGACGGGTTGAAATTTCAGTGACAACAGATGTATGGTTCAGTAAAGATTTGCTTTCTCCAAGCCCTTTGGTTAGTGGAGCTTTGCACTGGATTACAGAAACAAGTATTGTGGCATTTGATGTCAATAGTGAGAAATTCAGAAGGCTAGCACTGCCTGATGTTTCTATCTATGGACAACAGCTTCAAAGAACATGTATTGCATCATTAAGAGGGAAACTAGCTTTCATTGCGAAACTGGCTTTCATTGGACAATCTAGCTTCCAATATTTTATATGGGTGATGACAGACTATGGTGTGGTTGAGTCTTGGAATAAACTTTTTGTTGTACCATTTGAAAGGCTAGCTTGTTGGGTTCGCTTGACCGATTATGGTTCACTTATGGTTGGCTACAGAAATGATCCATTTGGTAGGCAGGGATTGAAGTATGCTTTAATTGACACTGAAACTCTACAGGAGAAGAAGGATCCCGATATCCGACATCCTTCATTTATAGCCAGTTTCATGGAGAGCCTTGTTTTACTTGATGGAACAAATGTGGAATCTTACTAA